The Prochlorococcus marinus str. MIT 9301 genome window below encodes:
- the ilvC gene encoding ketol-acid reductoisomerase: MTQLFYDTDADLSLLNNKTIAIIGYGSQGHAHALNLKDSGMDVIVGLYKGSKSESKAISDGLKVFSVSEACEKADWIMILLPDEFQKDVYLKEIEPNLKEGKILSFAHGFNIRFGLIKPPSFVDVVMIAPKGPGHTVRWEYQNGQGVPALFAVEQDSSGSARSLAMAYAKGIGGTRAGILETNFKEETETDLFGEQAVLCGGLSELVKSGFETLVEAGYQPELAYFECLHEVKLIVDLMVKGGLSQMRDSISNTAEYGDYVSGKRLINSDTKKEMQKILKDIQDGTFAKNFVEECDKDKPLMTKLREENSKHEIEKVGKSLRSMFSWLK, encoded by the coding sequence ATGACCCAACTCTTTTACGACACAGATGCAGATCTAAGTCTTTTAAATAATAAAACAATAGCGATTATTGGATATGGATCACAAGGTCATGCACATGCCCTAAATCTTAAAGATAGCGGTATGGATGTAATTGTTGGATTATATAAAGGAAGTAAGTCTGAAAGCAAAGCTATTAGCGATGGTCTAAAAGTATTTAGCGTTTCTGAAGCTTGCGAAAAAGCAGACTGGATTATGATTCTCCTCCCCGATGAGTTTCAGAAAGACGTTTACCTTAAAGAAATAGAACCAAACTTAAAAGAAGGAAAGATACTAAGTTTTGCTCATGGCTTCAATATAAGATTCGGACTAATCAAGCCTCCTAGTTTTGTGGATGTTGTAATGATTGCCCCAAAAGGACCTGGACACACTGTTCGTTGGGAATATCAGAATGGTCAAGGAGTTCCAGCACTGTTTGCAGTTGAGCAGGATTCTTCCGGAAGTGCAAGATCATTGGCAATGGCTTACGCTAAAGGGATTGGCGGAACGAGAGCTGGGATTCTTGAAACAAACTTTAAAGAAGAAACAGAAACTGATTTATTTGGCGAACAAGCGGTTTTGTGCGGAGGATTATCAGAACTGGTTAAATCAGGATTCGAAACTCTTGTTGAGGCAGGTTATCAACCCGAACTTGCTTACTTCGAATGCTTACATGAAGTTAAACTTATTGTTGATTTAATGGTGAAGGGAGGCTTATCTCAAATGAGAGATTCCATTTCAAATACTGCAGAATATGGAGATTATGTAAGTGGTAAAAGACTTATCAATAGTGATACAAAGAAAGAAATGCAGAAAATCCTAAAAGATATTCAAGATGGAACTTTCGCTAAGAATTTTGTCGAAGAATGCGATAAGGACAAACCATTAATGACAAAATTAAGAGAGGAGAACTCAAAACATGAAATTGAGAAAGTGGGTAAAAGTCTGCGCTCGATGTTCAGTTGGCTGAAATAA
- the panB gene encoding 3-methyl-2-oxobutanoate hydroxymethyltransferase has translation MLPSDLVNYKKKSRKIIALTAWDSISGSIAEQANVDLVLVGDSLAMVCLGYQSTLPITLENIIYHTNAVSRGFKKKIEEQPLVVSDMPFMTYQCGEDKAVEYAGKIIQSTYAKAVKVEGAEPEIQKVISRLIRMGIPVMGHIGLTPQSYLNIGLRKQGESLASQEKIKKEASILEELGCFSIVLEHIPDLLAKEIQNSLTIPTIGIGAGNYCDGQVRVTADLLGLNDDQPPFCQPIIQGKKLFKDKLKEWVDSERLS, from the coding sequence ATGTTACCTTCAGACCTAGTTAATTATAAAAAAAAATCTCGCAAAATCATTGCACTAACTGCTTGGGACTCCATATCAGGATCTATTGCAGAACAAGCAAATGTTGATCTCGTACTAGTAGGAGATTCATTAGCAATGGTCTGCTTAGGATACCAATCAACATTGCCAATAACTTTAGAAAATATAATTTATCATACTAATGCTGTTTCAAGAGGATTTAAGAAAAAAATTGAGGAACAACCTCTAGTCGTTTCAGATATGCCTTTTATGACTTACCAATGTGGCGAGGATAAGGCTGTTGAGTATGCAGGGAAAATCATTCAGAGCACTTATGCAAAAGCTGTAAAAGTGGAAGGAGCTGAACCAGAAATACAAAAAGTTATTTCTAGATTAATAAGAATGGGAATCCCTGTTATGGGTCATATAGGTCTTACACCACAAAGCTATCTAAATATTGGATTAAGAAAACAAGGAGAAAGCTTGGCAAGCCAAGAAAAAATTAAGAAAGAGGCTTCAATTCTTGAAGAATTAGGATGTTTTTCAATAGTTCTTGAACATATTCCTGATTTGCTTGCTAAGGAAATACAAAATTCATTAACAATTCCCACAATAGGTATCGGCGCAGGTAATTATTGCGATGGGCAAGTAAGAGTTACAGCAGATTTGCTAGGCCTCAATGATGATCAACCCCCATTTTGCCAACCAATTATCCAAGGAAAGAAATTATTTAAGGATAAATTAAAAGAATGGGTAGACTCTGAAAGGCTTAGTTAA
- a CDS encoding ATP-dependent Clp protease proteolytic subunit, producing MTVSAPYYGENTVMRTPPPDLPSLLLKERIVYLGLPLFSDDDAKRQLGMDVTELIIAQLLYLEFEDPEKPIYFYINSTGTSWYTGDAVGFETEAFAICDTISYIKPPVHTICIGQAMGTAAVILSSGTKGHRAALPHASIVLHQPISGARGQATDIQIRAEEVLKNKKSMLEILSRNTGKTIEELSKDSDRMSYLNPQEALDYGVIDRILTSQKDLPNKI from the coding sequence ATGACTGTATCTGCTCCTTATTACGGCGAAAACACCGTTATGAGGACCCCGCCCCCAGATCTCCCCTCTCTTTTACTGAAAGAGCGGATTGTTTATCTTGGTTTACCATTATTTTCAGATGATGATGCAAAAAGACAACTAGGAATGGATGTTACTGAGCTAATCATTGCTCAACTTCTTTATTTAGAGTTTGAGGATCCAGAAAAACCAATCTATTTCTATATCAATTCAACTGGGACAAGTTGGTACACTGGTGACGCCGTAGGTTTTGAAACAGAAGCTTTCGCTATCTGCGATACCATAAGCTACATTAAGCCTCCAGTGCACACGATATGTATTGGACAAGCAATGGGGACTGCCGCAGTTATTCTTTCATCTGGCACTAAGGGACATCGAGCCGCTCTTCCACATGCTTCTATTGTTTTGCATCAACCTATAAGCGGAGCGAGAGGTCAAGCAACCGACATCCAAATAAGAGCTGAGGAAGTTTTGAAAAATAAAAAATCAATGCTGGAGATTTTATCTCGTAATACTGGAAAGACCATCGAAGAACTCTCAAAAGACTCTGACAGGATGAGTTATCTCAACCCACAAGAAGCCCTAGATTATGGAGTTATCGATAGAATACTTACAAGTCAAAAAGATCTACCAAATAAAATTTAA
- the ftsZ gene encoding cell division protein FtsZ: MSFGNNPNFDQSREILPSQNAKIEVIGVGGGGSNAVNRMINSDLEGVSFRVLNTDAQALLQSSAESRVQLGQNLTRGLGAGGNPSIGQKAAEESKEELQQALEGSDLVFIAAGMGGGTGTGAAPVVAEVAKQSGALTVGIVTKPFSFEGKRRMRQAEEGIARLAENVDTLIVIPNDRLKDVIAGAPLQEAFRNADDVLRMGVKGISDIITCPGLVNVDFADVRSVMTEAGTALLGIGIGSGRSRAIEAAQAAMNSPLLEAARIDGAKGCVINITGGKDMTLEDMTSASEIIYDVVDQEANIIVGAVVDEAMEGEIQVTVIATGFETTQPLNQQRIKNRLSNQPLYNYSDNKESGASIPEFLRLRQNKKDIG; this comes from the coding sequence GAGCTTCGGTAACAATCCAAACTTTGATCAATCGAGAGAAATCCTTCCAAGCCAAAACGCCAAAATAGAAGTTATTGGTGTAGGTGGTGGTGGCAGTAATGCAGTCAATAGAATGATAAATAGTGATTTAGAAGGTGTTTCATTTAGAGTCCTCAATACGGATGCTCAAGCCCTACTACAATCTTCTGCAGAAAGTAGAGTTCAACTTGGACAAAACCTCACTAGAGGTTTAGGTGCAGGTGGGAATCCAAGTATTGGGCAAAAAGCAGCCGAAGAATCCAAAGAAGAGCTTCAACAAGCTTTAGAGGGATCTGATCTAGTTTTTATAGCCGCTGGAATGGGCGGCGGAACTGGTACAGGTGCTGCTCCCGTTGTTGCAGAAGTAGCCAAACAAAGTGGTGCTTTAACAGTAGGAATAGTAACCAAACCATTTTCTTTTGAAGGGAAAAGAAGAATGCGTCAAGCAGAGGAAGGGATCGCAAGACTAGCTGAAAACGTTGATACTCTTATAGTTATTCCAAATGACCGATTAAAAGACGTTATAGCAGGAGCTCCTCTTCAAGAAGCATTTAGGAATGCTGATGATGTTCTAAGAATGGGAGTCAAAGGCATTAGTGACATAATTACTTGCCCAGGATTAGTTAATGTTGATTTTGCAGACGTTAGATCAGTTATGACTGAGGCTGGCACTGCACTTCTTGGAATAGGTATAGGTTCAGGAAGATCGAGAGCTATAGAGGCAGCCCAGGCAGCAATGAATAGTCCTTTATTAGAAGCAGCAAGAATTGATGGAGCTAAAGGCTGCGTTATAAATATTACTGGAGGCAAAGACATGACATTAGAAGACATGACCTCTGCATCTGAAATTATTTATGATGTTGTTGATCAAGAAGCGAATATTATTGTTGGTGCAGTGGTCGATGAGGCGATGGAAGGGGAGATACAAGTTACTGTAATTGCTACAGGATTTGAAACAACTCAACCATTAAACCAGCAAAGAATAAAAAACAGATTATCTAATCAACCCTTATATAATTATTCAGACAATAAAGAATCAGGAGCAAGTATTCCCGAGTTTTTGAGATTAAGGCAAAATAAAAAAGATATAGGTTAA
- a CDS encoding HU family DNA-binding protein produces MNKADLVNLVAARTELTKTDVSLVVDAAIETIVDSVVEGKKVSLLGFGSFEPRDRSARQGLNPKTGEKIAIPAKRVPTFSAGKLFKDRVQG; encoded by the coding sequence ATGAACAAAGCTGATTTAGTAAATCTTGTAGCAGCTCGTACGGAGCTCACAAAAACGGATGTTTCTTTAGTTGTCGATGCAGCTATTGAAACTATTGTTGATTCAGTAGTGGAAGGCAAAAAAGTCTCTTTACTAGGATTTGGCTCTTTTGAACCAAGAGATCGTTCTGCAAGACAGGGATTAAACCCTAAGACAGGCGAAAAAATAGCAATACCCGCTAAAAGAGTTCCAACATTCTCTGCAGGTAAACTTTTTAAGGATAGAGTTCAAGGGTAA
- the cbiB gene encoding adenosylcobinamide-phosphate synthase CbiB, whose protein sequence is MAEINLFLIFLGSIGFDFLIGDPRFLIHPVQVIGFYIKKISDYLINNCGKNKNILFWGGLIVAISTIGMSFGLGKLIELIYFQSRNNFFCGLLIFFGLSSCIATKGLISSVKEIAALVEREENNDQNKRIIKEKVQRIVSRDVSSSSLEHLLRSSTESLTENSVDGIFGPLFWIFIGIFLMKFSIFLPGPLSLGFSYKAISTLDSMIGYKYDYFRYLGFFSAKIEDMFTFVPSRLVLITLPLVSPKINEYGSILKKSYLDGKKYDSPNAGISEAIFAYISGIKLGGKSKYKNEIIEKPIINANGDICTGKNIKYICQLILRLQFLWIILFVLIFFII, encoded by the coding sequence TTGGCTGAAATAAATTTATTTTTAATATTCCTTGGATCGATTGGTTTTGATTTTTTAATCGGCGATCCAAGATTTTTAATCCACCCAGTTCAAGTAATTGGCTTTTACATAAAAAAAATATCTGATTACCTCATAAATAATTGTGGGAAAAATAAAAATATATTGTTTTGGGGAGGTTTGATCGTAGCCATATCAACCATTGGAATGAGTTTTGGTTTAGGTAAATTGATAGAACTCATTTATTTTCAATCAAGAAATAATTTTTTTTGTGGATTGCTAATTTTTTTTGGACTTTCAAGTTGTATTGCGACTAAGGGACTTATTTCAAGTGTTAAAGAAATTGCAGCGCTAGTAGAACGCGAAGAAAATAATGACCAAAATAAAAGAATAATCAAAGAGAAGGTACAAAGGATAGTAAGTAGGGATGTAAGTTCATCTTCTTTAGAACATCTTTTGAGATCAAGTACAGAGAGTCTTACCGAAAATTCTGTTGATGGAATATTTGGGCCATTATTTTGGATTTTTATTGGAATTTTTTTGATGAAATTTTCAATTTTTCTGCCAGGCCCTTTATCTCTTGGTTTTTCTTATAAAGCTATAAGTACTCTAGATTCAATGATAGGTTACAAATATGATTATTTTAGATATTTAGGTTTTTTCAGTGCAAAAATCGAAGATATGTTTACGTTTGTTCCTTCAAGATTAGTTTTAATCACATTACCTTTAGTTAGTCCCAAAATAAATGAGTATGGATCAATCCTAAAAAAAAGCTATCTTGATGGTAAAAAATATGATTCGCCTAATGCTGGGATTTCAGAAGCTATATTTGCTTATATTTCTGGTATAAAATTGGGTGGTAAAAGTAAATATAAAAATGAGATTATTGAGAAGCCAATAATCAATGCGAATGGAGATATTTGCACTGGAAAGAACATCAAATATATTTGTCAATTAATTTTGAGGTTACAATTTTTATGGATAATACTTTTTGTCTTAATTTTTTTTATAATTTAG
- a CDS encoding PIN/TRAM domain-containing protein, which translates to MTDILVLILFVLSGAASGWLGVDLLPVDILKQVSNVEGFRIVLAIIGFFVGLAAGFVFLQLRKTFLDQIRTMPTDLLISRSVGLILGLLVANLLLAPILLIPFPREVFFAKPLAAILSNIFFGVLGYKLADTHGRTLLRLFNPNNTDAYLVNEGILPAASPKILDTSVIIDGRINGLLSCGLLEGQLIVAQSVIDELQTLADSSSNEKRSKGRRGLKLLKELRDLYGRRLVINPTKYEGNGVDEKLLKITEDMTGTLITADYNLSQIAEVKELKVMNLSDLVIALRPEVQPGESLNIKIVREGKEKMQGIGYLDDGTMVVIDEAKNFVGTRLDIVITGALQTPTGRMVFGKLINNPESNKSFKSPATQG; encoded by the coding sequence ATGACAGATATCTTAGTATTAATTTTATTTGTATTGTCTGGGGCTGCTTCAGGGTGGCTTGGTGTTGATTTATTGCCAGTAGACATACTCAAACAGGTATCTAATGTAGAAGGTTTTAGAATTGTTTTAGCAATAATTGGTTTTTTTGTAGGATTAGCAGCTGGTTTTGTATTCCTTCAACTTAGAAAGACTTTTCTTGATCAAATAAGAACAATGCCTACGGACTTACTAATTAGTAGGTCTGTTGGATTAATTTTAGGATTACTTGTTGCGAATCTCCTATTAGCGCCAATACTATTAATTCCCTTCCCTAGAGAGGTTTTTTTCGCAAAACCATTAGCAGCTATATTAAGCAACATTTTCTTTGGTGTACTTGGTTATAAGTTGGCAGATACCCATGGAAGGACATTATTGAGATTATTCAATCCAAATAACACTGATGCATATCTAGTCAATGAAGGAATTCTCCCTGCTGCAAGTCCAAAAATTCTAGATACTAGCGTAATTATTGATGGAAGAATCAATGGTCTATTAAGTTGCGGCTTACTGGAAGGACAATTAATTGTTGCTCAAAGTGTAATTGATGAATTACAAACTTTAGCTGACTCAAGCAGTAATGAAAAAAGGTCGAAAGGCAGAAGAGGTCTCAAGTTATTAAAAGAATTAAGAGATTTATATGGGAGAAGACTTGTAATAAACCCAACAAAGTACGAAGGTAATGGGGTAGATGAAAAACTCCTTAAAATTACCGAGGATATGACAGGAACTTTAATTACGGCTGACTATAATCTCTCACAGATAGCTGAAGTTAAAGAATTAAAAGTTATGAATTTGAGTGATTTGGTTATTGCTTTAAGGCCAGAAGTACAGCCAGGAGAGTCACTTAATATAAAAATCGTGAGAGAAGGTAAAGAGAAAATGCAAGGTATTGGATATTTAGATGACGGCACAATGGTTGTTATTGATGAGGCAAAGAATTTTGTTGGTACCAGATTAGATATTGTCATCACAGGAGCATTACAAACTCCCACTGGAAGAATGGTCTTTGGAAAACTAATAAATAATCCTGAGTCAAACAAATCTTTTAAATCACCAGCGACACAGGGCTAA
- a CDS encoding ATP-dependent Clp protease proteolytic subunit, with protein sequence MPIGTPSVPYRLPGSQYERWVDIYTRLGVERILFLGQEVNDGIANSLVAQMLYLDSDDNSKPIYLYINSPGGSVTAGLAIYDTIKYVKSDVVTICVGLAASMGAFLLAAGTKGKRVALPHSRIMIHQPLGGTSQRQASDIEIEAKEILRIKDMLNMSMADMTGQSFEKIEKDTDRDYFLSAEEAKNYGLIDRVITHPSEANQS encoded by the coding sequence ATGCCAATAGGAACTCCAAGCGTGCCTTACAGACTTCCAGGAAGTCAATACGAAAGATGGGTCGACATATATACAAGACTAGGTGTTGAAAGAATTCTTTTTCTCGGACAAGAAGTGAATGATGGTATTGCTAATAGCCTTGTTGCACAAATGCTTTATTTAGATTCTGATGATAATTCCAAACCTATCTATCTGTATATAAATAGCCCAGGAGGATCAGTAACTGCTGGCTTAGCAATTTATGACACTATTAAATACGTAAAAAGTGATGTAGTAACCATATGCGTAGGCCTCGCAGCTTCCATGGGAGCGTTCCTATTGGCCGCTGGTACAAAAGGTAAAAGAGTTGCTTTGCCCCACAGCAGAATAATGATTCATCAACCCTTAGGAGGGACATCTCAACGCCAAGCGAGTGATATTGAAATAGAAGCTAAGGAAATTTTAAGAATTAAAGATATGTTAAACATGTCTATGGCAGATATGACAGGCCAATCATTTGAGAAAATTGAAAAGGATACTGATAGAGATTATTTTCTAAGTGCGGAAGAAGCAAAAAATTATGGATTAATTGATAGAGTAATCACACATCCAAGCGAAGCAAATCAGTCTTAA
- a CDS encoding glycogen debranching protein: MIHLNKGKPFPLGSSLTSQGVNFSLIATNAEYVEILLFEREDSIFPKSIFKLDQTHNKGPYWHAEIKNLNEGCIYAFRVKQKNNGINNNYEKKVLLDPCSRGITGWGSYKRENSLKTHENTNSCLKSVVCDRKLFNFKDYPRPKHSWEETIIYELHIKAFTESTDRDESCFKKFLKKIPYLKELGITTIELLPIFCFDPTDAPNGLKNFWGYSPINWFTPHFEYLSNESAEENREEFRRFVEECHKADIEVILDVVYNHTSEGDSKGPAISWKGIDENLYYFIGKDKNYQDVSGCGNTIAANRGLVRKLIIESLKCWASELGVDGFRFDLGIALSRGENLSPLDNPPIFEDIECEPELIDIKFISEPWDCGGLYKLGDFPSKNTFTWNGHFRDDLRRFWKGDKDTAWNMSDKIKGSPSIYKEDNIFPKSINFITSHDGFTLKDLVTFNRKHNFANREQNRDGDNHNNSWNHGEEGPTTNLLINDLRKRQQKNLILSLLISRGVPMILMGDEIGRSQGGNNNSWCQNNLLGWMNWEHGHQDLELLEYFKYVIKIRKELINIFNPPFFPKNKTNENIPTYHWHGTKLDNPDWSSWSHTVAFSINKGITNPLVWIGLNAYSKSINFPLPKCKYNWLKVIDTSMSKIFEPLTIDEKFVSIKSRSSLLIISEEVFGAKNNLF, encoded by the coding sequence GTGATTCATCTCAATAAAGGTAAACCATTTCCTTTAGGGAGTTCTCTAACTTCACAAGGGGTAAATTTTTCCTTAATAGCCACAAATGCTGAATATGTAGAAATATTATTGTTTGAGAGAGAAGACTCTATTTTCCCAAAAAGCATATTCAAATTAGATCAGACTCACAATAAAGGTCCTTACTGGCATGCGGAAATAAAAAATCTAAATGAAGGTTGCATTTATGCTTTTAGAGTGAAACAAAAAAATAATGGAATTAATAATAACTATGAAAAAAAAGTATTACTTGATCCATGTTCAAGGGGTATAACCGGATGGGGGAGTTATAAAAGAGAAAATTCATTAAAAACGCATGAAAATACTAATTCTTGTCTTAAAAGCGTTGTTTGCGATAGGAAATTATTTAATTTTAAGGATTATCCAAGACCAAAACATTCTTGGGAAGAAACAATTATTTATGAACTTCACATCAAAGCTTTTACTGAATCAACTGATAGAGATGAAAGTTGTTTTAAGAAATTTTTAAAAAAAATTCCGTATCTCAAAGAACTTGGTATTACAACAATTGAATTACTTCCAATTTTTTGTTTTGATCCTACTGATGCCCCAAACGGTCTAAAAAATTTTTGGGGTTATAGTCCAATTAATTGGTTTACTCCGCATTTTGAATATCTTTCGAATGAATCCGCCGAAGAGAATAGAGAGGAGTTTAGAAGATTTGTAGAGGAATGTCACAAAGCAGACATTGAGGTCATCTTAGATGTTGTGTATAATCACACCTCCGAAGGTGATTCCAAAGGTCCAGCAATATCTTGGAAAGGTATAGATGAAAATCTTTATTACTTTATTGGAAAAGATAAAAATTATCAGGACGTCTCGGGATGTGGTAATACTATTGCAGCAAACAGAGGATTAGTTAGAAAACTAATAATTGAATCATTAAAATGTTGGGCGAGTGAATTAGGAGTTGATGGTTTTAGATTTGATTTAGGGATTGCCCTATCAAGAGGCGAAAATCTCTCACCACTTGATAATCCTCCGATTTTTGAAGATATAGAATGTGAACCAGAACTTATTGATATAAAATTTATAAGTGAGCCATGGGATTGTGGTGGTTTATATAAATTAGGGGATTTTCCATCTAAGAATACTTTCACTTGGAATGGTCATTTTAGAGATGATTTGCGAAGATTTTGGAAGGGGGATAAAGATACAGCTTGGAATATGAGCGATAAAATCAAAGGCTCTCCATCGATTTATAAAGAAGATAATATTTTCCCAAAATCAATAAACTTTATTACTTCGCATGATGGATTTACTCTGAAAGATTTAGTAACTTTCAATAGAAAACATAATTTTGCCAACAGAGAGCAAAACAGAGATGGTGATAACCATAACAATTCTTGGAATCATGGGGAGGAGGGACCAACTACAAACTTATTAATTAATGATTTAAGAAAAAGACAACAAAAAAATCTTATTCTTAGTTTACTTATCTCTAGAGGTGTTCCAATGATACTTATGGGTGATGAGATAGGAAGATCACAAGGCGGCAACAATAATTCTTGGTGTCAAAATAATTTATTGGGCTGGATGAATTGGGAACATGGTCATCAAGATTTGGAATTATTAGAATATTTTAAATACGTTATAAAAATCAGAAAAGAACTAATAAACATTTTTAATCCACCATTCTTCCCTAAGAATAAAACTAATGAAAATATTCCAACATATCATTGGCATGGAACAAAATTAGATAATCCCGATTGGAGTAGTTGGTCTCACACAGTTGCTTTTAGCATTAACAAAGGAATTACTAATCCACTGGTCTGGATCGGTTTAAATGCATATTCAAAAAGTATCAATTTCCCCTTGCCGAAATGTAAATATAATTGGTTAAAAGTTATTGACACTAGCATGTCTAAAATTTTTGAACCCTTAACTATTGATGAAAAATTTGTTTCAATAAAGAGTAGAAGCTCTTTATTAATAATTTCAGAAGAAGTATTTGGGGCAAAAAATAATTTATTCTAA
- the hemW gene encoding radical SAM family heme chaperone HemW yields MNKFPRSAYVHIPFCHRRCFYCDFAVIPLGNEVETLKGYGSKTVQEYLQFLYKEILSIKHKSPLSTIYIGGGTPSILDPAQIKELVNLFKENYGIDYGAEITMEVDPASFTQDDLFGFINAGINRFSLGVQSFNNQILQKSGRRHLKEDAVKSCLWLKREYDNGLIKSWSLDLIQNLPLSGFKEWQDDLKKAITFSPPHLSIYDLNIEDGTVFKKLINLGKLKLPSDEEAFRNSESTHLILKKSGYSRYEISNYCLPRHQSRHNRVYWSGLGWWSFGQGSTSSPWGEKFTRPRVSKEYKEWVTRQDEFNLDSSLTNKGFVYKELDEKIMLGLRLKEGVDIKEVFKEQNWENKKLESNFSKLVEEWERFLESGLLVRKGNRFFLSEPNGMELSNQILVSMFKWWDEIN; encoded by the coding sequence ATGAATAAGTTTCCAAGAAGTGCTTATGTGCACATTCCTTTTTGCCACAGAAGGTGTTTTTATTGTGATTTTGCAGTTATTCCATTAGGAAACGAAGTTGAAACTTTAAAAGGTTATGGAAGCAAAACAGTTCAGGAGTATTTGCAATTTTTATATAAAGAAATATTGTCAATTAAGCATAAATCACCTCTATCGACAATTTATATAGGAGGTGGTACACCATCAATCTTAGATCCTGCCCAAATCAAAGAATTGGTTAATCTTTTTAAAGAAAATTATGGAATTGACTATGGTGCTGAAATTACTATGGAGGTTGATCCAGCAAGTTTTACTCAAGATGATCTTTTCGGATTCATAAATGCTGGGATAAATAGATTTAGTCTTGGAGTACAAAGTTTTAATAATCAGATACTTCAAAAGTCGGGAAGGCGTCATTTGAAAGAAGATGCAGTGAAATCTTGTTTATGGTTGAAGAGAGAATATGATAACGGGTTAATAAAAAGCTGGAGTCTAGATTTAATTCAAAACTTGCCACTAAGTGGATTTAAGGAATGGCAAGATGACTTAAAAAAAGCAATTACATTTTCACCACCTCATCTATCTATTTACGATTTAAATATTGAAGATGGCACTGTTTTTAAAAAATTAATTAATTTAGGCAAATTAAAACTTCCAAGTGATGAAGAAGCTTTTAGAAATAGTGAATCAACACATTTAATTTTAAAAAAATCAGGGTATTCAAGATATGAAATCTCAAACTATTGCCTTCCGCGACACCAATCGAGACATAATAGAGTTTATTGGAGTGGTTTAGGCTGGTGGAGTTTTGGTCAAGGTTCCACTAGTTCACCTTGGGGAGAAAAGTTTACTCGACCAAGAGTTAGTAAAGAATATAAAGAATGGGTAACAAGACAAGACGAATTTAATTTAGATTCATCCCTAACTAATAAGGGGTTTGTTTATAAAGAACTTGATGAGAAAATAATGTTGGGATTAAGACTTAAAGAGGGTGTAGATATCAAAGAAGTGTTTAAAGAGCAAAACTGGGAAAACAAAAAATTGGAAAGCAACTTCAGTAAATTGGTTGAAGAATGGGAGAGATTTCTTGAAAGTGGACTACTAGTAAGAAAGGGGAATAGATTCTTTTTAAGTGAGCCTAATGGCATGGAACTTAGTAATCAAATTCTTGTCTCTATGTTTAAGTGGTGGGATGAGATTAACTAA
- a CDS encoding chlorophyll a/b-binding protein produces the protein MQENGASIENQKDDFTNTSSTDNEYSKWVDNQGDEVKNVFGFNSSAELVNGRAAMIGFLMLILTELVFSGRPVTSSIFGIN, from the coding sequence ATGCAAGAAAACGGCGCTTCAATAGAAAATCAAAAAGATGATTTTACTAATACATCATCAACTGATAATGAATACTCAAAATGGGTAGATAACCAGGGAGATGAAGTAAAAAATGTTTTTGGATTTAATAGCAGTGCTGAACTTGTAAATGGTAGAGCAGCAATGATCGGCTTTTTAATGCTCATATTAACCGAGTTAGTTTTTAGCGGCAGACCTGTAACTTCTTCAATTTTTGGTATTAATTAA